One stretch of Acidiferrobacterales bacterium DNA includes these proteins:
- a CDS encoding HU family DNA-binding protein: MNKTEMVSNVADSTGLTKADAGRAVEAVFDQIKSSLKNHDSVAIIGFGTFSTGHRAARTGRNPRDGSEVSIPASTVVKFKAGKALKDAVN; the protein is encoded by the coding sequence ATGAACAAAACTGAAATGGTTAGCAATGTTGCAGATAGTACAGGACTGACAAAAGCTGATGCCGGGCGGGCTGTAGAAGCGGTGTTTGATCAGATCAAGAGCAGTTTGAAAAATCATGATTCTGTCGCAATTATCGGGTTTGGAACATTTTCTACAGGACATCGTGCAGCAAGAACTGGCAGAAACCCGAGAGACGGTTCGGAAGTTTCGATTCCCGCTAGCACAGTCGTCAAATTCAAAGCTGGCAAAGCGCTCAAGGACGCCGTCAACTAG
- the lon gene encoding endopeptidase La, producing the protein MTQDSDNLTPEPLTLPLVPLRDVVVFPQFIVPLFVGRDHSKAALDRMDKQSPLVMLVTQRDPATDDPTGEDLYDIGVVATVKQVVVMPDSSKKVVVEGLWRARIDAIRTVDGYQEVRTSPLEIIPIRELLIDSLRESLQDLFEQYIKTSQKIPAEVLAKVKHLESLNQVIDIIAAHLINQSVVEKQAILEEVDDQERLELMVAMMSSDVELFQVERKIRGRIKKQMEKSQREYYLNEQLKAIHKELGNGDEAKSEVDELSEKIAEAGMTKEAQNKAVSELKKLNMMSPMSAEATVVRNYIDWLIAVPWRKRSRIHKDLNAAQRVLDEDHYGLEKVKERILEYLAVQQRVRKNKAPILCLVGPPGVGKTSLGKSVARATNRKFLRMSLGGVRDEAEIRGHRRTYIGSLPGKIIQSIAKVKTRNPLFMLDEVDKMSMDFRGDPSSALLEVLDPEQNHTFADHYLEVEYDLSEVMFIATANTLNIPPPLLDRMEVIRISGYTEDEKVRIATQYLIPKQLKSNGLEPKNISISEKVLLDVIRYYTRESGVRGLEREISKICRKVTKKLVQDNSKSRLTRITPRNLHKFCGVRQYRFGMADQVNQIGQVTGLAWTQTGGDLLSIEAIVVPGKGKHIYTGKLGDVMQESIQAAVSVVRARSINYGIKSNFYQRKDIHVHVPEGATPKDGPSAGVAMSVAIISALTQIPIRADVAMTGEITLRGEVLPIGGLKEKLLAAHRGGISTVLIPEQNEKDLAEISNKIKDELDIVCVRWIEDVVSHSLEYLPDVTIDSSDMGLGLESDQHSGENVSVVKH; encoded by the coding sequence ATGACTCAAGACAGTGACAACCTTACTCCGGAACCGTTGACGCTTCCGCTTGTACCATTGCGGGATGTGGTGGTTTTCCCTCAATTCATAGTCCCGTTGTTTGTTGGACGGGATCATTCGAAAGCTGCATTGGATCGGATGGATAAGCAGTCACCGCTTGTCATGTTGGTTACACAGCGGGATCCGGCTACAGACGATCCCACCGGCGAGGATTTGTACGACATCGGTGTCGTTGCCACTGTCAAGCAGGTGGTCGTCATGCCGGACAGCTCGAAAAAGGTCGTGGTTGAGGGGCTGTGGCGAGCGCGGATTGATGCGATCAGGACAGTGGATGGTTACCAGGAGGTGCGAACCAGCCCATTGGAAATCATACCGATTCGAGAATTGCTTATTGATTCATTGAGAGAATCGCTGCAGGACCTTTTCGAGCAGTACATCAAGACCAGTCAAAAGATCCCGGCCGAAGTTTTGGCGAAAGTAAAGCACCTTGAATCCTTGAACCAGGTCATTGACATCATTGCCGCTCATCTGATCAATCAGAGTGTGGTCGAAAAGCAGGCGATTCTTGAAGAAGTCGATGATCAGGAACGCCTGGAGTTGATGGTCGCGATGATGTCGTCAGATGTCGAGCTGTTTCAGGTCGAGCGCAAGATTCGAGGTCGAATCAAGAAACAGATGGAGAAAAGCCAGCGGGAATATTATCTGAACGAACAGCTCAAGGCGATTCACAAGGAGCTTGGCAACGGTGATGAGGCCAAGAGTGAAGTCGATGAGTTGAGCGAGAAAATTGCCGAGGCAGGTATGACAAAGGAAGCTCAGAACAAGGCCGTATCTGAGTTGAAGAAACTCAACATGATGTCTCCCATGTCAGCCGAAGCGACAGTGGTTCGAAATTATATTGACTGGCTTATCGCTGTACCATGGCGCAAACGAAGCCGGATTCACAAGGACCTCAATGCCGCCCAGAGAGTATTGGATGAGGATCACTATGGTCTGGAAAAGGTCAAGGAACGGATTTTGGAATATCTCGCTGTGCAGCAACGTGTCCGCAAGAACAAGGCACCGATTCTGTGTCTGGTGGGGCCGCCGGGTGTTGGCAAGACCTCGCTCGGCAAGTCTGTCGCACGCGCTACGAATCGGAAGTTCCTGAGAATGTCACTTGGTGGCGTTCGTGACGAAGCGGAAATTCGAGGTCATCGCAGAACCTACATCGGCTCGTTGCCGGGGAAGATTATCCAAAGCATCGCCAAGGTCAAGACCAGAAATCCACTGTTTATGCTTGATGAGGTTGACAAGATGTCAATGGATTTCAGGGGCGACCCGTCATCCGCCTTGTTGGAGGTGCTGGATCCTGAGCAGAATCACACATTTGCCGATCATTATCTTGAAGTTGAGTACGATCTTTCTGAGGTCATGTTTATTGCGACTGCCAACACATTGAATATCCCGCCACCACTGCTGGATCGAATGGAGGTGATACGGATTTCCGGTTATACCGAAGATGAGAAGGTCAGGATTGCAACGCAGTATCTGATCCCCAAGCAGTTGAAGAGCAATGGACTTGAACCGAAAAACATATCGATATCCGAGAAAGTTCTATTGGATGTGATCCGCTACTATACGCGTGAGTCTGGTGTTCGCGGTCTTGAGCGAGAGATATCGAAAATCTGCCGTAAAGTAACAAAGAAGTTGGTTCAGGATAACAGCAAGTCAAGGCTTACCCGCATCACTCCGAGAAATCTTCACAAATTCTGCGGGGTTCGTCAGTACCGATTCGGAATGGCTGACCAAGTCAACCAGATCGGGCAGGTGACGGGGCTCGCATGGACACAGACTGGCGGCGACCTGCTCAGTATCGAAGCCATAGTGGTTCCTGGCAAGGGCAAGCATATCTACACCGGAAAGCTTGGTGATGTAATGCAGGAATCGATCCAGGCAGCGGTGAGTGTCGTTCGCGCCCGTTCCATCAATTACGGCATCAAATCGAACTTCTATCAAAGAAAGGACATACACGTCCATGTGCCGGAAGGCGCCACGCCCAAGGACGGTCCCAGTGCAGGTGTCGCGATGTCCGTGGCGATTATCTCTGCGTTGACACAGATTCCCATTCGTGCCGACGTCGCAATGACGGGCGAGATCACTTTGCGTGGAGAGGTCCTGCCGATCGGCGGTTTGAAAGAAAAGTTGCTGGCGGCCCATCGCGGAGGCATATCAACTGTTCTGATTCCCGAACAAAATGAGAAAGATCTTGCTGAAATTTCTAACAAGATCAAAGATGAACTTGATATAGTATGTGTACGCTGGATTGAGGATGTCGTAAGTCACTCTTTGGAATACTTGCCTGACGTTACGATAGATTCATCAGACATGGGACTTGGTCTGGAATCTGATCAGCATTCAGGCGAAAACGTCAGTGTCGTGAAGCACTGA